The Flavobacterium piscisymbiosum genome includes a region encoding these proteins:
- a CDS encoding YebC/PmpR family DNA-binding transcriptional regulator — MGRAFEFRKGRKMKRWSAMAKTFTRIGKDIVMAVKEGGPNPDANSRLRAVIQNAKAANMPKDNVERAIKNASNKDTANYKEILFEGYAPHGIAILIETASDNNNRTVANIRSYFNKCNGTMGTQGSVEFMFDHTCNFRIAKGDLDPEELELELIDFGAEEVFEDEDGILIYAPFGSFGALQKELENRGLEILSSGFERIPQITKELTEAQIADVEKLIEKIEEDDDVMNVYHTMQEA; from the coding sequence ATGGGAAGAGCGTTCGAATTTAGAAAAGGAAGAAAAATGAAACGTTGGTCAGCAATGGCCAAAACATTTACCAGAATTGGTAAAGACATCGTTATGGCTGTTAAAGAAGGCGGTCCTAACCCTGACGCCAATTCTAGATTAAGAGCTGTAATACAAAATGCAAAAGCCGCTAACATGCCTAAGGACAATGTAGAGCGCGCGATAAAAAATGCAAGTAATAAAGATACTGCCAACTATAAAGAGATTTTGTTTGAAGGATATGCTCCTCACGGAATTGCGATTTTGATTGAAACTGCCTCTGACAACAATAATAGAACTGTAGCCAACATTCGCAGCTATTTTAATAAATGCAACGGTACAATGGGAACTCAGGGTTCTGTTGAGTTTATGTTTGACCATACTTGTAATTTCAGAATTGCAAAAGGTGATCTTGATCCTGAGGAATTAGAGTTGGAACTAATTGATTTTGGTGCCGAAGAAGTTTTTGAAGACGAAGACGGAATCTTAATCTATGCGCCTTTTGGAAGCTTTGGTGCTTTACAAAAAGAATTAGAAAACAGAGGTCTTGAGATTTTATCTTCTGGTTTTGAGCGTATTCCGCAAATCACCAAAGAACTTACTGAAGCTCAAATCGCTGACGTTGAAAAACTAATCGAAAAAATTGAAGAAGATGATGACGTTATGAACGTTTATCATACTATGCAAGAAGCGTAA